The following are encoded in a window of Brevibacillus ruminantium genomic DNA:
- the pabC gene encoding aminodeoxychorismate lyase — MYVYCDGTILPAEQATVSVLDHGFLYGIGLFETVRVYEGRLFLWKEHFARLSAGLLALRIRQKWSGEELAAAILQTVEANGLTDAYVRLSITAGAEGIGLVSAGYEQPSLFIFAKTVPPIIEPPRPKRLQMLSFPRQTAEGPVRFKSHNYLNNALGRLEIGKQADVEGVFLTHDGHLAEGIVSNLFWIRDGQLCTPSTQTGILDGITRRHVLKLAAHLGIPVQEGFFPADALKLADEVFVTNSIQEIVPVAGVDEMDLLETDGRFTRALRFAYRESVASGG, encoded by the coding sequence ATGTACGTGTATTGCGATGGAACCATACTGCCCGCAGAGCAGGCGACAGTCTCAGTTTTGGATCACGGGTTTTTGTACGGGATTGGCCTGTTTGAAACCGTCCGGGTCTATGAGGGCCGCTTGTTTTTGTGGAAGGAACATTTTGCCCGGTTATCTGCCGGGCTTTTGGCGTTGCGCATTCGTCAGAAATGGAGCGGGGAAGAGCTGGCGGCGGCCATCCTGCAAACGGTTGAAGCAAATGGGCTGACTGATGCCTATGTCCGCCTCAGTATCACGGCGGGAGCAGAGGGTATCGGTCTGGTGTCAGCGGGATATGAGCAGCCTTCTCTGTTTATCTTCGCGAAAACCGTTCCGCCGATCATCGAGCCGCCTCGTCCCAAAAGGCTGCAAATGCTCTCCTTTCCGCGTCAGACAGCGGAGGGACCTGTTCGCTTCAAGTCGCATAATTACCTCAATAATGCGCTGGGACGTCTGGAGATCGGCAAGCAGGCGGATGTAGAGGGAGTATTTTTGACCCATGATGGCCATTTGGCAGAAGGCATTGTCAGCAATCTGTTCTGGATACGCGATGGTCAGTTGTGTACACCGTCGACGCAGACAGGCATTTTGGATGGGATCACACGGCGCCACGTACTGAAGCTGGCAGCTCACTTGGGGATTCCGGTACAAGAGGGCTTTTTCCCCGCAGACGCGTTGAAACTGGCCGATGAAGTGTTTGTGACCAATTCGATTCAAGAAATCGTCCCGGTCGCCGGGGTAGACGAAATGGATCTGCTCGAAACAGATGGTCGCTTTACCCGGGCCTTGCGCTTTGCCTACCGTGAGTCTGTAGCAAGTGGCGGGTAA
- the folP gene encoding dihydropteroate synthase, protein MYRQQQQRKNLLCGNRLLPLGQRTLVMGILNVTPDSFSDGGRYTEVEHAVAQARALVEAGADIIDIGGESTRPGSAEVELAEELDRVLPVIRALAEELSVPLSIDTYKSEVADQAIRAGAHIINDVWGAKKDRRMAEVATHHQVPIILMHNREDMAYTHFFSDMVRDLRESVQIAKKAGVRDEMIILDPGIGFAKTLEQNLEAMRRLDDLVALGYPVLLGTSRKSMIGRVLDLPVEERLEGTAATVALGVAKGCQIVRVHDVKEMKRVTAMMDAMLKGGTLIG, encoded by the coding sequence ATGTACCGTCAGCAGCAGCAAAGAAAAAACCTTCTCTGCGGAAACAGACTGCTTCCTCTCGGCCAGCGTACACTGGTCATGGGAATCCTCAATGTAACGCCCGACTCCTTTTCGGACGGAGGTCGCTATACAGAGGTTGAGCACGCCGTTGCACAAGCGCGAGCATTGGTGGAAGCGGGAGCCGATATCATTGATATTGGTGGAGAATCCACCAGGCCGGGGTCGGCAGAAGTTGAGCTGGCCGAAGAATTGGACAGGGTACTCCCGGTGATCCGTGCTTTGGCGGAGGAGCTTTCAGTTCCGCTGTCGATTGACACCTATAAGTCGGAAGTGGCTGACCAGGCGATTCGCGCCGGTGCCCACATCATCAACGATGTCTGGGGAGCCAAAAAAGATCGGAGAATGGCAGAAGTAGCAACTCACCACCAGGTTCCGATCATTCTCATGCACAACCGGGAAGATATGGCGTACACGCATTTCTTCAGCGACATGGTACGGGATTTGCGGGAGTCTGTTCAGATTGCCAAAAAGGCGGGCGTCCGCGACGAGATGATTATTCTCGATCCCGGCATCGGCTTTGCAAAAACATTGGAGCAAAATCTGGAGGCCATGCGCCGGCTGGATGATCTGGTGGCACTCGGGTACCCTGTACTGCTGGGAACCTCGCGCAAGTCGATGATTGGCCGCGTTCTGGACTTGCCCGTCGAGGAGCGCCTGGAAGGAACCGCTGCCACCGTAGCCTTGGGCGTAGCGAAAGGTTGTCAAATCGTGCGCGTCCACGATGTCAAGGAAATGAAGCGCGTGACAGCAATGATGGATGCGATGCTAAAAGGGGGCACCCTGATTGGATAA
- the folB gene encoding dihydroneopterin aldolase: MDKIYVNKMSFYGYHGVFEAEAKLGQRFYVDLELSMDLSKAGASDDLNDTVNYADIFHCVQQIVEKERYNLVEALTSQIASRVLQAFPFSEVKVKVTKPNPPINGHYDSVAIEMTRRKEDLAP; this comes from the coding sequence TTGGATAAAATTTATGTGAACAAGATGTCTTTTTACGGTTACCACGGGGTGTTTGAAGCAGAGGCGAAGCTGGGTCAGCGATTTTATGTCGATCTTGAGCTCTCCATGGATCTGTCCAAAGCCGGAGCCAGTGACGATCTAAATGATACGGTGAATTACGCCGATATTTTTCATTGTGTGCAGCAAATTGTCGAAAAAGAGCGTTACAACCTGGTAGAGGCATTAACTTCGCAGATTGCAAGTCGAGTGCTGCAGGCATTTCCGTTCTCCGAAGTAAAGGTCAAGGTAACCAAGCCGAACCCTCCGATTAACGGTCATTATGATTCTGTGGCGATCGAGATGACACGCAGAAAAGAGGATCTTGCCCCATGA
- the folK gene encoding 2-amino-4-hydroxy-6-hydroxymethyldihydropteridine diphosphokinase, producing MTVCAYLALGSNMGDRAEQLRQAIHKLNRRDGIRVIRISPVYETEPVGFVDQEAFLNMVIAVESDLAPEKLLETALAVEQELGRVRTVRWGPRTIDIDLLLYGDKMLQLEHLTIPHPSMTERAFVLVPLRDVWEGGALPVLNRPVDEYLRLLPQENKGVQKWGTIGWETGFDHSES from the coding sequence ATGACCGTGTGTGCCTATTTGGCCCTCGGCTCCAATATGGGCGATCGGGCTGAACAATTGCGACAAGCCATCCATAAGCTGAACAGACGAGACGGGATTCGGGTCATCCGCATTTCACCTGTATACGAAACGGAACCGGTCGGTTTTGTCGATCAAGAGGCGTTTCTGAACATGGTGATCGCTGTAGAATCAGACCTGGCTCCGGAAAAGCTGCTGGAAACCGCATTGGCAGTGGAACAGGAGCTGGGCCGTGTTCGTACCGTTCGCTGGGGGCCGCGAACCATTGACATCGATCTTCTGTTGTACGGGGACAAGATGCTCCAGCTCGAACATTTGACCATCCCCCATCCGTCCATGACCGAGCGCGCTTTCGTTCTAGTCCCTTTGCGCGATGTCTGGGAGGGAGGGGCATTGCCCGTGTTGAACCGGCCTGTCGACGAATACCTCAGGTTGCTGCCGCAAGAGAACAAGGGGGTACAAAAATGGGGAACAATCGGCTGGGAAACCGGATTCGATCATTCCGAAAGCTGA
- a CDS encoding helix-turn-helix domain-containing protein, with protein MGNNRLGNRIRSFRKLKGLTQQSLAEKMGVSLSFVGSLERGTRTPTEPVLRKIASTLQVDYEELCAITIK; from the coding sequence ATGGGGAACAATCGGCTGGGAAACCGGATTCGATCATTCCGAAAGCTGAAGGGGCTGACACAGCAGTCACTTGCAGAAAAAATGGGCGTCTCGCTCTCCTTTGTCGGATCTCTGGAAAGAGGGACACGAACGCCGACCGAGCCAGTATTGAGAAAGATCGCCAGCACTTTACAGGTTGATTATGAGGAATTATGTGCTATAACTATTAAATAA